The nucleotide sequence ATAAAATAACTGAATTAACTATAAAGGCAACTAACAATCCCAACCATTTGCTCTCCTTTCTCTTTAACCACCATAAGGAACTTATCATAGAAGCAAATAGAGAAATTATGATAATAAAAAACACTATATTCATAAACCAACCCTCCCTATGTCCTGTACTTTCGTTACTGCGACTACCTATAAACAAAAACCAATCAAGGTAATTGTCAAGGCATTTTGTTGAAGAACCTTTGAAACGGTCTATCCATTGTTTTATGCAGAAATGGAGACCGTTGGCGTTTTAAATATGGTATAAACCTTTGATAACGTACTTACCATCATTTGATTTGATTCAATTAGATAATGTTCTAATCCTTTTTCTTTTGCATATGTTTTATAAGCTCTTCAAGCGTCTGTTACAGTACATTGCCAGTATTTTATTATTAGTACAAGCAAAACAGCACAGGTTCTGCCCAAGAACTGAACCTGTGCTGTTTATTACATATGAACCTCTCTAAATGGTTACTCTACCATTTTTGCATTCACATATACTACTAGTCCTAGGATTACAAGCACGCAAAAAGTAACTAAATATCCTGGAGGTTTAACACCTACCAATCCGCCAAGAATCATTATACATCCAAGAATAACCTCAGTTCTCCCAACAATCTTTGCAAGTTTTGTTTTATCTTTTACGCGTTTTTCATTAAATCCTGATAATAACCACGTCATTTTTTTGACTCCAACCAAATAACCTAACACTAAAAAAATAATACCAATCACAATTAAATTAATATCCACTTCTCAATCCCCCTTTAAAATTTCTTTACAATTAACGGTACAATATAGAAAGGCACGTAAAGCGTTAATAAGAGATACAATAGCAGCATTTCGTTATTCAAATTGATTGTTAGTAATCGCCTAGCATCCAACACTAATAATAAAACCAAGAACGCATTTAATAGATACACACTTCTTAAAGACCATTTTGATATATTAGCATTTACTCGATCATCAAATTCGATTTCATCTGCTTTCATTTTAGTCCGAATATATTTAGCTAAAACAACAAGGAGCGCACATATTATTAGCAGCATCCATTTTAATATGGAATCTTCTAAAGCATATAAAACAAGTAACAAACTAATAATTGGTATGTATGTGAAGATTGTTTTCATCCTTACTACTCCTCCATCCAAAATAGTTGGTCTACTGATACTTCTAAAGCATTTGCGATTAATAAACAAACTTTAATTGTTGGATTATACTTTTGTGCTTCAATTAAATTCATCGTTTGTCTTGTTACACCTACAATTTTTGCTAAATCACTTTGTGTTAAGTTTCCTTTTTCAATTCGCTTCAGCTTCACAGAATTTTTCACTTCAATATCTTTCAAAAATAAACCACCTTTCTGAAGGCAATTCAGTAATTCGGCTTAAATGTCTCCAAACACATTGTAACATATAATTTAACTATGTCATATATATATGACATTCAATTATAAAAATAAGCCCAAAACAATACTTCAAATAGTGATGTTTTTATAAAAAGTTACAGAAAAAGAATAAAAAATTCATTAACGTAAAACGATCATACTTAAACTAACGAGACAGGACTGTGCAACTAATGTTACAATTTATGATATATATTTCGATAGATAAAAATAGGGCAGGTCGAATATGAATAGATTTCTGAAATTATTTATAGGGCTGTATTTAGTTTTTGCATTAACAGGGTGTTTTGGTGAAGATTATGATGTGGGAGTGCCAACTGCTCATTTAAATTTGGATATTGCATCTGTACAATTAACAGAAGCAAATATTAGCTGGGTTACAGCAAGTGAAGATGTACAACAAAAGATAGAGGATACTGAAAAATTTGCATCATCACTGGATGAAATAAAGGTTTTTTCAAATCAGAAAGCCTCTTTAGATTTTAAAGAAAACGAAGAAAATGGGGGAGATATTTGGACAGATCCCAAAATAACAGTTTTCCTATTAAAAGATGACCAACGAATCGAACTCCCATTGGGTGATTCAGGAGAATTTCAATTCCCAACTAATAAAGGTAATTACGTTCTGGAAGTGACATTTATAAATTCGGCAGGGAGTGCTCAGTATTTAGGAAATGTTCTAATTCAGTGATTAAAACACGCCTGTTGTTGGAGTAGCAAACGCTTTAGTTCAACAAGGTAAATAAAAAAGCCCCTATCCATTAAGGATAGGGGCTTTCGTCTGTTATTATTCTTGCCTGATTTGCGGATTGAACTCAAAACTCTCGGCTGATATTCTGTTGAGCTATCGTAGCTGATCCCAGCGTGTTAGACACGCCTATCCAAATTGTTTTCTCCTTAGCAAATGGTTGATATCCCAACTTAGCGCCGACTAGTTTGGCTTGCTTCTCCGCTTCTGTGTTCTTTTTAAAAACACCAGTATAGATGCGATACTTTTCCTTTATAACAGCAGCTATCTTTGTCTCTTCCTTATTCAAAAACCATGATGGCCGTTTGTTCCCTGATCACCTTCCTCACTTTGGATTTCTGATAAAACAAAAAAATATATGTATAGTGGCATTGATGATGTGAATAAGGCTTTAGTG is from Bacillus sp. PK3_68 and encodes:
- a CDS encoding DUF3784 domain-containing protein; amino-acid sequence: MDINLIVIGIIFLVLGYLVGVKKMTWLLSGFNEKRVKDKTKLAKIVGRTEVILGCIMILGGLVGVKPPGYLVTFCVLVILGLVVYVNAKMVE
- a CDS encoding helix-turn-helix transcriptional regulator; protein product: MKDIEVKNSVKLKRIEKGNLTQSDLAKIVGVTRQTMNLIEAQKYNPTIKVCLLIANALEVSVDQLFWMEE